TGACCTCCGGGTCCGCCGCGATCTGCCGGCCCGCCTCGTAGCCGGACCGGGCACTCCAGTCACCGCTGTAGACCGGGGGCACCGGGGCACCGGCCTCCTCCAGGGTCCGGCGCCAGCCGTCCAGGCGGTCCTGGGTCTCCAGCCAGCCGGCCGGGCCGGCGACATGGTGGACGGTGCCGTGGCCAAGGTCGAGGAGGTGGCGGGTGGCGGCGGCGGCACCGGTGAGGTTGTCGACCGCGACCATCGGGACGCGGGAGCGACTGCCGGAGCCGACCGCGACGACGGGCACGGAGCTGGAGAGGCGGGCGACCGCGCCGACCGCGGAGATCTGCGGGGCGATCACGGCGACGCCCTCGACGCCCTGGTCCCGCAGGCGGTCCACCGCTTCCTGGACGGAACGGGCGTCCAGCGAGCGGAGGCTGGCCACACTGACGAAGTAGCCGGCGCTCCGGGCGGCCTGTTCGAGGCCGTCGAGCATGGACGCCGGGCCGTAGAGCGTACTGGCGAAGCTCACCACACCGAGGGTCTGGGACCGGCGGGTGACCAGGGCCCGGGCCGCCGAGTTGGGGCGGTAGTCCAGTTCCCTGATGGCGGCGAGCACCTTGTCGCGGGTGCCGGGCCGCACGTGCGGGGCGCCGTTCAGGACGCGGGACACGGTCTGGTGCGACACTCCGGCGAGCTTGGCGACGTCGGCCATCACGGGCTGTCGGGGCTCCGCCCCGGCAGTCTCACTTCCCACTCACAGCCCCCTTGTCGGTGCAGCAGAGCCAGATCCGCGCTGCAACTGTCTCACGAGTGCGGAAGGGAGTGTAATTGTTTGCGCTCACATGGCAAGCGGGAGGAGCGGCGGGCCGAAGCGGTCGGATGCGGCCGGAGAACTGGTCGGCCCCCGTCCAGGGCGCCTCCGGCGCGGGCTCCTGGACGGGGGCCGGGTCTCACCGCGGCCCGGTGCCGCTACGCGGCGACCACGGGCCCGGCCACCAGCACGGCGGGCTCGGCCCGTGCCGCCGGGGCGGCGACCGCCGACGCGCGGTGCCGGGCGAGCAGCCGGCGGGCCCGGGCGAGGGCCCGCAGCGGGTCGCGGACGCCCGTGTACACGCACACGGTGTAGAGGGCGTCCTCCCGGCGCCGCCGGACGACCGCGTCCGGCGAGCCCACATCGGCGAGCGCATCCAGCTCCGCAACCAGCGCACCCAGCACGACGTAGTTGATCAGCGGCATGGGCCAACTCCCTCGGTTCCAGGACGGACGGACCGGTTCCGCATCCTGCTCGCGCGGCTGCCCGGCGATTCGCGCGCCAAGCCCATGCCCTCCGGATGGACGCACGCTCTCCACATTTCCCACGCTTTGTCGACATGTCCCCGACCAGCCGGGGACGGACGCACCCCAACCAATTCACGGAGCAGCAGGGCGGGGCCGGAGATGTGACACCGCTCCGCCTGATGACACCGCTCCGCCCGCGGCGCGGCCGCTACCGGAGCCCACGGTTCCCCGAGCCCGGGGCGGACCTGGCACGCGTCGCCCGGGGCGGTGCTACCTGCCGTCCCAGGGGGTGCGGGGGGACTGCACCGGGGGGACGGGGGGCATCGGGGGCGGTGGCGGGGGGTAGAGCGGTTCGGGCTGCCGGAGGGGCTGCTGGGGGTGCGGGTGGTGGTGCGGGGAGGACCGCGGCGGGGCGGTCGGGCGGTCGGTGTCGGGGGGCGGCGGGGCCTGGCGGCGGGCGCCGCCGCCGAGGATGCGGCGCAGCAGGCTGTCCGGGGGCAGCACCTCGGCCCAGCGCTCGGGGTACTCGGCGGGGGCATGGCCCTCGTCGTCGTCCTCGTCCTCGTCCTCGCCGCCGTCGGCGAGACCGAGCTCGCGAACGAGCTGGGCACGCTGGAGGGCGCGGCGGGCGGCGGCCTCGCGGACGACGGTGGCGGCGGCGGCCTCGCTGGCGCGCTCGTTCTGGGCACGGGCGTCGGCGGTCTCGACGCTGGGCCAGCGGCGGTCGATCGCGGCGTTCATGGCGGCGCCGATGAGGACGGCGAGCGCGACCACGAAGATCCACAGCAGCACGGCGACCGGGGCGGCGAGCGAGCCGTAGACGGAGGGGCCCTCGACCGAGCTGACCAGGTAGACGCGGAGCAGCACGCTGCACACCACGAGGACGAGCAGGGCGACCAGGGCGCCGGGGATGTCCTCGCGCCAGGGCGTGTTGGCGGGGACGGCGACGTGGTAGAGCGTGGTGAGGAAGATCACCAGGAGCAGGATCGCGGCGGGCCAGTAGAGCGCGTTGACCAGGCCGGCGGAGTTGGGCAGGGCGCCGATCACCAGGCCGGGGCCGGCGACGAGCAGCGGCAGGACGAGCGAGCCGATGAGGAGCGCGCCGAGGTAGAGGCCGAGCGACATCAGGCGGGTCTTGACGATGCCCCGCTTGCCGTCGAGGCCGTACATGACGGTGATGGTGTCGATGAAGATGTAGAGCGCCCGGGAGCCCGACCACAGCGAGAGCAGGAAACCGATCGAGATGAGGTCCGGCCGGGCCTTGTCGAAGACGCCGGTCAGCAGGGGTTGGACGATCTGGTCGACCGAATCCGGTGAGAGGACCGTTTCGGATGCCGAGACGACGTCGTTCTTCAGCTTGTCGATGGTGCCGGCGCCGAGGATGTCGTCGAGGTAGCCGAGGGTGCCGGCGAGGCAGAGCAGCAGCGGCGGGATGGACAGCAGGGTGAAGAAGGCGGCCTCGGCGGCGAGGCCGGTGACGCGGTACTCGACGCAGGTGTCGGTGGTGTCCTTGAGCAGGGCCCACAGGGTCTGGCGCCAGCCGTTGCGGCGGGCGCGGCGGCGTCCGCCCCTGCGGCGCGAGGGCCGGTCGTGGGCCTGGCCGGGGGTCTCCCGCGGAGTACTGCCTGCTGCTTGCACGCCCCTACCGTACTGGGCAGCGCCTACCTCCCCCGCGCACGCGCGCGAAGGGGGGTCCGGGGCGGCCCGCGGACGGGCCGTCAGGTGCACGGGAAGCGGCCCTCCGGTATGGTCCGCACCGCTGTGACGACGGGGAATCCACCAGGCGTCCCAGAATGCGAAACATCCGCGTCCAAAATGCGGACGTTAGTGGACCGAGGGTCGTTCGCCGTGCGAATCTCTTGCCATGCCAAGCGCCGGAGCCACCCTAGTAGGTCGACTGCACGTCGATCTCCTCCGCGTGTCCAGCGCCATCTGTCCGGTGACCTGAGCCCTACCCCGCCGCCACCCACGGCACCGGCGCCGGCACCTCGCGAATCCCCGCCGATGCGGATGCGCGGGCGCCCTCCGGCCAGCGTCACTGCACCCTGACGCCTGCAGCAACTGCGCAGGTCAGAGCAGTTGCGTGCCCGGGGATGCCGAATCCCTCATCAGAGCCAGCTGCCAAAGGACGAGACACCATGGCCCCTACTCCCGAACCGGTCGAGCCCACGGTCGCCGGCGCCCCCGTGCGCCGCCCCGCCGCCGCCCGCAAGGTGACCCGCCACCGCGGCGAGGGTCAGTGGGGCATGGGCCACTTCACGCCGCTGAACGCCAACGAGCAGTTCAAGAAGGACGACGACGGTCTCAATGTGCGGACACGCATTGAGACGATCTACGCGCACCGCGGCTTCGACTCCATCGACCCGGCGGACCTGCGCGGCCGGATGCGCTGGTGGGGCCTGTACACCCAGCGCAAGGAGGGCATCGACGGCGGCAAGACGGCCATCCTCGACCCCCACGAGCTGGACGCCGAGTACTTCATGCTCCGGGTCCGCATCGACGGCGGCCAGCTGACGGTCGCCCAGCTGCGGGCGATCGCCGAGGTCTCCGAGCTGTACGGCCGCGGCACCGCCGACCTGACCGACCGGCAGAACGTCCAGTACCACTGGATCCGGATCGAGGACGTCCCGTCGATCTGGCAGAAGCTGGAGGCCGTCGGCCTGTCCACCACCGAGGCCTGCGGCGACACCCCGCGCGTCATCCTGGGCTCGCCGGTCGCCGGTATCGCCGAGGACGAGATCATCGACGGCACGCCCGCGATCGCCGAGATCCAGCGCCGCTTCATCGGCAACAAGGAATTCTCCAACCTGCCGCGCAAGTTCAAGTCCGCGATCTCCGGCTCGCCGCTGCTGGACGTGGCGCACGAGATCAACGACATCGCCTTCGTCGGCGTCGTCCACCCCGAGCACGGCCCCGGCTTCGACCTCTGGGTCGGCGGCGGCCTGTCCACCAACCCCAAGCTGGGCGTCCGGCTCGGCGCCTGGGTGCCGCTGGAGCAGGTCCCGGACGTGTACGGCGGTGTCATCGGCATCTTCCGCGACTACGGCTACCGCCGGCTGCGCAACCGCGCCCGGCTGAAGTTCCTGGTCGCCGACTGGGGCGTGGAGAAGTTCCGCCGGGTGCTGGAGGACGAGTACCTCAAGACCGAGCTCGTCGACGGCCCCGCGCCGGCCGAGCCGGTCGCCCGCTGGCGGGACCACGTCGGCGTCCACCGGCAGAAGGACGGCCGCTACTACGTCGGCTTCGCGCCGCGCGTCGGCCGGGTCAACGGCAAGGTCCTCGGCCAGATCGCCGACCTCGCCGAGCAGCACGGCTCGGACCGCCTGCGCACCACCGCCGAGCAGAAGATGATCGTCCTCGACGTCGCCGAGGACCGCGTCGACTCCCTGGTGGCCGGCCTGGAGGCGCTCGACCTGCAGGTCAAGCCGTCCCCGTTCCGCCGCGGCACGATGGCCTGCACCGGCATCGAGTACTGCAAGCTCGCCATCGTCGAGACCAAGGAGCGCGGCCGCACCCTGATCGACGAGCTCGAGCAGCGCCTGCCGGACTTCGACGAGCCGCTCACCATCAACATCAACGGCTGCCCCAACGCCTGCGCCCGCATCCAGGTGGCGGACATCGGTCTCAAGGGCCAGCTGGTCACCGACGACGACGGCGAGCAGGTCGAGGGCTACCAGGTGCACCTCGGCGGCGCGCTCGGCCTGGAGGCCGGCTTCGGCCGCAAGGTCCGCGGTCTCAAGGTCACCAAGGACGGCCTGCCGGATTACGTCGAGCGCGTGCTGACCCGCTACCGGGCCGACCGCCACGAGGGCGAGCGCTTCGCCCAGTGGACGGCCCGGGCCACCGAGGACCAGCTCTCGTGAGCGAGAGGGCAGCTCCGTTCCACTGCCCGTACTGCGGCGACGAGGACCTGCGGCCCTCGGAGGCCGGGCACGGCTGCTGGGAGTGCGCCTCCTGCCGGAGGGCCTTCCAGCTGAAGTTCCTGGGCCTGCTCCGGCCCGACGGCACCACCGGTACGACGACGGACACCGAGCACACCGACGAAGGAGGTGGCGAATGAGCACGGCGACCGACTACGAGGCACTGGCCACCACGGCCGCCCGCGACCTCGAGGACGCGACCGCGCAGGAGATCCTGCAGTGGGCCGCCGACACCTTCGGCAAGCGGTTCTGCGTCACCTCCTCGATGGAGGACGCGGTCGTCGCCCACCTCGCCTCCACCGTGCTGCCCGGCGTCGACGTGGTCTTCCTGGACACCGGCTACCACTTCGCCGAGACCATCGGCACCCGGGACGCGGTGGCCGCGACCATGCCGGTCAACGTCATCACGCTCACCCCGAAGCTCACCGTCGCCGAGCAGGACGCCCGGTACGGGCCGAACCTGCACGACCGCGACCCGGACCTGTGCTGCTCGCTGCGCAAGGTCGAGCCGCTGAACCGCGGCCTCGGCGCGTACGACGCCTGGGCGACCGGGCTGCGCCGCGACGAGTCGCCGTCCCGGGCGAACACCCCGGTGGTGGCCTGGGACGCCAAGCGCCGCAAGGTGAAGCTCGCGCCGATCGCCCGCTGGACGCAGGACGACGTCGACGCCTACGTGCAGGCCAACGGCGTGCTGCTCAACCCGCTGCTGTGGGAGGGCTACACCTCCATCGGCTGCTCGCCGCTCTCGTGCACCGCCAAGCCCGGCGAGGGCGAGGAGGGCCGGGCCGGCCGCTGGGCGGGCTCCGGCAAGACCGAGTGCGGCATCCACCTCTGACCATCCGCCAGACCGACGAGACCCAGGAGAGATCACCGTGACCACAGCCGACACACTGGACGCCGGGGAAGCCGCAGAGGCGGCCCGCGCGGCCGCCCCCTGCGAGCGCGGCGCCACCGTGTGGCTGACCGGGCTGCCCAGCGCGGGCAAGACCACCCTGGCCTTCGCGCTGGCCGAGCGGCTGCGCGCCGAGGGCCACCGGGTGGAGGTCCTGGACGGTGACGAGATCCGCGAGTTCCTCTCCAAGGGCCTCGGCTTCACCAAGGAGGACCGGCACACCAACGTGACCCGGATCGGCTTCGTCGCCGAGAAGCTGGCCTCGAACGGTGTCAAGGTGCTCGCCCCGGTGATCGCCCCCTACGCGGACTCCCGCACCGCCGTCCGTGAGCGGCACGCCGCCAACGGCACCGACTTCCTGGAGATCCACGTCGCCACCCCGGTGGAGCTCTGCGCCGAGCGCGACGTCAAGGGCCTGTACGCCAAGCAGGCCGCCGGCGAGATCTCCGGTCTCACCGGTGTCGACGACCCGTACGAGGCGCCGCAGAACCCCGAGCTGCGCCTGCAGACCCAGGGCCGCGCGGTCGCCGAATCCGCCGCAGAGCTGCACGCCTTCCTGACGACGAGGGGCCTCGCATGACGACCGCCACGCACAGCCTCCTGGACACCCAGGAGAACCCGTACGCGCTGTCGCACCTCGATGCCCTGGAGGCGGAGTCGGTGCACATCTTCCGCGAGGTGGCGGGGGAGTTCGAGCGCCCGGTGATCCTCTTCTCCGGCGGCAAGGACTCCATCGTCATGCTGCACCTGGCGCTGAAGGCGTTCTGGCCGGCCGCGGTCCCCTTCTCGCTGCTGCACGTCGACACCGGGCACAACTTCCCCGAGGTCATCGAGTACCGCGACCGCACCGTCGCCGAGCACGGCCTGCGCCTGCACGTCGCCAGCGTCCAGGACTTCATCGACGACGGCCGGCTGCGCGAGCGCCCCGACGGCACCCGCAACCCGCTGCAGACCGTCCCGCTGTTGGACGCCATCGAGAGCAACAAGTTCGACGCCGTCTTCGGCGGCGGCCGCCGCGACGAGGAGAAGGCCCGCGCCAAGGAGCGCGTCTTCTCCCTCCGCGACGAGTTCGGCGCCTGGGACCCGCGCCGCCAGCGCCCCGAGCTGTGGTCGCTGTACAACGGCCGGCACGCGGTCGGCGAGCACGTCCGGGTCTTCCCGCTCTCCAACT
The nucleotide sequence above comes from Streptomyces sp. TLI_235. Encoded proteins:
- a CDS encoding LacI family transcriptional regulator — protein: MGSETAGAEPRQPVMADVAKLAGVSHQTVSRVLNGAPHVRPGTRDKVLAAIRELDYRPNSAARALVTRRSQTLGVVSFASTLYGPASMLDGLEQAARSAGYFVSVASLRSLDARSVQEAVDRLRDQGVEGVAVIAPQISAVGAVARLSSSVPVVAVGSGSRSRVPMVAVDNLTGAAAATRHLLDLGHGTVHHVAGPAGWLETQDRLDGWRRTLEEAGAPVPPVYSGDWSARSGYEAGRQIAADPEVTAVFCANDHMALGLLRALHEAGRPVPGEISVIGFDDIPESAYFTPPLTTVRQDFGELGRRALELLVEELAGVAHARSHVLVAPEMVLRRSTGPARRTV
- a CDS encoding membrane protein, giving the protein MHLTARPRAAPDPPSRACAGEVGAAQYGRGVQAAGSTPRETPGQAHDRPSRRRGGRRRARRNGWRQTLWALLKDTTDTCVEYRVTGLAAEAAFFTLLSIPPLLLCLAGTLGYLDDILGAGTIDKLKNDVVSASETVLSPDSVDQIVQPLLTGVFDKARPDLISIGFLLSLWSGSRALYIFIDTITVMYGLDGKRGIVKTRLMSLGLYLGALLIGSLVLPLLVAGPGLVIGALPNSAGLVNALYWPAAILLLVIFLTTLYHVAVPANTPWREDIPGALVALLVLVVCSVLLRVYLVSSVEGPSVYGSLAAPVAVLLWIFVVALAVLIGAAMNAAIDRRWPSVETADARAQNERASEAAAATVVREAAARRALQRAQLVRELGLADGGEDEDEDDDEGHAPAEYPERWAEVLPPDSLLRRILGGGARRQAPPPPDTDRPTAPPRSSPHHHPHPQQPLRQPEPLYPPPPPPMPPVPPVQSPRTPWDGR
- a CDS encoding sulfate adenylyltransferase subunit 2 yields the protein MTTATHSLLDTQENPYALSHLDALEAESVHIFREVAGEFERPVILFSGGKDSIVMLHLALKAFWPAAVPFSLLHVDTGHNFPEVIEYRDRTVAEHGLRLHVASVQDFIDDGRLRERPDGTRNPLQTVPLLDAIESNKFDAVFGGGRRDEEKARAKERVFSLRDEFGAWDPRRQRPELWSLYNGRHAVGEHVRVFPLSNWTELDVWQYIEREGIELPEIYYAHHRDVFKRDGMWLTAGEWGGPKDTEPVESRLVRYRTVGDMSCTGAVDSDAVTIADVIAEIAASRLTERGATRADDKMSEAAMEDRKREGYF
- a CDS encoding phosphoadenylylsulfate reductase (thioredoxin), yielding MSTATDYEALATTAARDLEDATAQEILQWAADTFGKRFCVTSSMEDAVVAHLASTVLPGVDVVFLDTGYHFAETIGTRDAVAATMPVNVITLTPKLTVAEQDARYGPNLHDRDPDLCCSLRKVEPLNRGLGAYDAWATGLRRDESPSRANTPVVAWDAKRRKVKLAPIARWTQDDVDAYVQANGVLLNPLLWEGYTSIGCSPLSCTAKPGEGEEGRAGRWAGSGKTECGIHL
- a CDS encoding adenylylsulfate kinase; protein product: MTTADTLDAGEAAEAARAAAPCERGATVWLTGLPSAGKTTLAFALAERLRAEGHRVEVLDGDEIREFLSKGLGFTKEDRHTNVTRIGFVAEKLASNGVKVLAPVIAPYADSRTAVRERHAANGTDFLEIHVATPVELCAERDVKGLYAKQAAGEISGLTGVDDPYEAPQNPELRLQTQGRAVAESAAELHAFLTTRGLA
- a CDS encoding sulfite reductase (ferredoxin), coding for MAPTPEPVEPTVAGAPVRRPAAARKVTRHRGEGQWGMGHFTPLNANEQFKKDDDGLNVRTRIETIYAHRGFDSIDPADLRGRMRWWGLYTQRKEGIDGGKTAILDPHELDAEYFMLRVRIDGGQLTVAQLRAIAEVSELYGRGTADLTDRQNVQYHWIRIEDVPSIWQKLEAVGLSTTEACGDTPRVILGSPVAGIAEDEIIDGTPAIAEIQRRFIGNKEFSNLPRKFKSAISGSPLLDVAHEINDIAFVGVVHPEHGPGFDLWVGGGLSTNPKLGVRLGAWVPLEQVPDVYGGVIGIFRDYGYRRLRNRARLKFLVADWGVEKFRRVLEDEYLKTELVDGPAPAEPVARWRDHVGVHRQKDGRYYVGFAPRVGRVNGKVLGQIADLAEQHGSDRLRTTAEQKMIVLDVAEDRVDSLVAGLEALDLQVKPSPFRRGTMACTGIEYCKLAIVETKERGRTLIDELEQRLPDFDEPLTININGCPNACARIQVADIGLKGQLVTDDDGEQVEGYQVHLGGALGLEAGFGRKVRGLKVTKDGLPDYVERVLTRYRADRHEGERFAQWTARATEDQLS